In a single window of the Streptomyces sp. NBC_00285 genome:
- a CDS encoding class II fumarate hydratase, with product MSDYRIEHDSMGEVRVPADAKWRAQTQRAVENFPVSGQRIERAHIEALARIKGAAAKVNAELGVLDKDIAAAIQEAAEEVARGDWDEHFPVDVFQTGSGTSSNMNTNEVVATLATERLGRDVHPNDHVNASQSSNDVFPSSIHIAATAAVTRDLIPALQHLAAALTRKSEEFADVVKSGRTHLMDATPVTLGQEFGGYAAQVRYGVERLEASLPRLAELPLGGTAVGTGINTPPGFSAAVIEEVARTTGLPLTEARDHFEAQGARDGIVETSGQLRTIAVGLTKIANDLRWMSSGPRTGLAEISLPDLQPGSSIMPGKVNPVIPEAVLMVAAQVVGNDATVATAGAAGNFELNVMLPVIAKNVLESVRLLANVSRLLADRTVDGIVAHRERAREYAESSPSVVTPLNKYIGYEEAAKVAKKALAELKTIRQVVLESGYVERGDLTEEQLDEALDVLRMTRP from the coding sequence ATGAGCGACTACCGCATCGAGCACGACTCCATGGGTGAAGTACGCGTCCCCGCCGACGCCAAGTGGCGTGCCCAGACCCAGCGGGCCGTGGAGAACTTCCCCGTCTCCGGCCAGCGCATCGAGCGGGCGCACATCGAGGCGCTCGCGCGCATCAAGGGAGCCGCGGCGAAGGTGAACGCCGAGCTGGGGGTGCTCGACAAGGACATCGCCGCGGCCATCCAGGAGGCCGCCGAGGAGGTCGCGCGCGGGGACTGGGACGAGCACTTCCCCGTCGACGTCTTCCAGACCGGTTCCGGCACCTCGTCCAACATGAACACCAACGAGGTCGTGGCCACGCTCGCGACCGAGCGGCTCGGCCGTGACGTGCATCCCAACGACCACGTCAACGCCTCCCAGTCGTCCAACGACGTCTTCCCCTCCTCCATCCACATCGCCGCCACCGCCGCCGTCACCCGCGATCTCATCCCCGCGCTCCAGCACCTCGCCGCAGCCCTCACCCGCAAGTCCGAGGAGTTCGCGGACGTCGTGAAGTCCGGGCGGACCCATCTGATGGACGCCACCCCGGTGACCCTGGGCCAGGAGTTCGGCGGGTACGCGGCACAGGTCCGCTACGGCGTCGAGCGACTGGAGGCGTCGCTGCCCCGGCTCGCCGAACTCCCCCTGGGCGGCACGGCGGTCGGCACCGGCATCAACACCCCTCCCGGTTTCTCCGCCGCGGTCATCGAGGAGGTGGCCCGCACCACCGGGCTGCCGCTCACCGAGGCACGGGACCACTTCGAGGCGCAGGGCGCGCGGGACGGGATCGTCGAGACCAGCGGGCAGCTCAGGACCATCGCGGTCGGACTCACGAAGATCGCCAACGATCTGCGCTGGATGTCCTCCGGTCCGAGGACCGGCCTCGCGGAGATCTCCCTGCCCGACCTCCAGCCCGGTTCGTCGATCATGCCCGGCAAGGTCAACCCGGTGATCCCGGAGGCCGTGCTGATGGTCGCCGCGCAGGTCGTGGGCAACGACGCGACCGTCGCCACCGCCGGTGCGGCCGGCAACTTCGAGCTCAACGTCATGCTGCCGGTCATCGCGAAGAACGTCCTGGAGTCGGTCCGGCTGCTCGCCAACGTCTCCCGGCTGCTCGCCGACCGGACCGTCGACGGGATCGTCGCCCACCGCGAACGGGCCCGGGAGTACGCCGAGTCCTCGCCCTCCGTGGTCACCCCGCTCAACAAGTACATCGGGTACGAGGAGGCCGCGAAGGTCGCCAAGAAGGCCCTCGCCGAGCTGAAGACGATCCGGCAGGTCGTGCTGGAGAGCGGGTATGTGGAGCGCGGCGACCTGACGGAGGAGCAGTTGGACGAGGCACTGGATGTCCTGCGGATGACACGGCCGTAA
- a CDS encoding fumarate hydratase, which yields MPEFAYTDLLPMGEDTTPYRLVTSEGVSTFEADGRTFLKVEPEALRELAAEAIHDIQHYLRPAHLAQLRRIIDDPEASGNDKFVALDLLKNANIAAAGVLPMCQDTGTAIVMGKRGQNVLTSGGDEEALSQGIYDAYLNLNLRYSQMAPLTMWDEKNTGSNLPAQIELYATDGGAYKFLFMAKGGGSANKSFLYQETKAVLNETSMMKFLEEKIRSLGTAACPPYHLAIVVGGTSAEYALKTAKYASAHYLDEIPAEGSELGHGFRDKELEQKVFELTQRIGIGAQFGGKYFCHDVRVVRLPRHGASCPVAIAVSCSADRQAVAKITAEGVFLEQLETDPARFLPETTDEHLDEASDVVRIDLNQPMDDILAELTKHPVKTRLSLSGPLVVARDIAHAKIKERLDAGEEMPQYLKDHPVYYAGPAKTPEGYASGSFGPTTAGRMDSYVEQFQAAGGSKVMLAKGNRSKQVTDACDSHGGFYLGSIGGPAARLAQDCIKKVEVVEYEELGMEAVWKIEVEDFPAFVVVDDKGNDFFQDPAPAPTFTSIPVRGPGLA from the coding sequence ATGCCTGAGTTCGCGTACACCGATCTGCTCCCCATGGGAGAGGACACCACCCCCTACCGGCTGGTGACCTCCGAGGGTGTCTCCACCTTCGAGGCCGACGGGCGGACCTTCCTCAAGGTGGAGCCGGAGGCGCTGCGCGAGCTCGCCGCGGAGGCCATCCACGACATCCAGCACTACCTGCGGCCCGCACACCTCGCCCAGCTGCGCCGCATCATCGACGACCCCGAGGCGTCCGGCAACGACAAGTTCGTGGCACTGGACCTGTTGAAGAACGCCAACATCGCCGCGGCGGGTGTCCTGCCCATGTGCCAGGACACCGGTACGGCGATCGTGATGGGCAAGCGCGGTCAGAACGTACTGACGTCCGGCGGCGACGAGGAAGCCCTCTCCCAGGGCATCTACGACGCCTACCTGAACCTCAACCTGCGCTACTCGCAGATGGCCCCGCTGACCATGTGGGACGAGAAGAACACCGGCTCCAACCTCCCCGCCCAGATCGAGCTGTACGCCACCGACGGCGGCGCGTACAAGTTCCTGTTCATGGCGAAGGGCGGCGGCTCGGCCAACAAGTCGTTCCTCTACCAGGAGACGAAGGCCGTCCTGAACGAGACCTCCATGATGAAGTTCCTGGAGGAGAAGATCCGTTCGCTGGGTACGGCCGCCTGCCCGCCGTACCACCTGGCGATCGTCGTCGGCGGCACCTCCGCCGAGTACGCGCTGAAGACCGCCAAGTACGCCTCCGCGCACTACCTGGACGAGATCCCGGCCGAGGGCTCGGAACTCGGGCACGGCTTCCGGGACAAGGAGCTGGAGCAGAAGGTCTTCGAGCTGACGCAGAGGATCGGGATCGGCGCGCAGTTCGGCGGCAAGTACTTCTGCCACGACGTGCGTGTCGTACGGCTGCCCCGGCACGGTGCGTCCTGCCCGGTCGCGATCGCCGTCTCCTGCTCCGCCGACCGCCAGGCCGTCGCGAAGATCACCGCGGAGGGCGTCTTCCTGGAGCAGCTGGAGACGGACCCGGCGCGGTTCCTGCCGGAGACGACCGACGAGCACCTCGACGAGGCGTCGGACGTGGTCCGCATCGACCTGAACCAGCCGATGGACGACATCCTCGCGGAGCTGACCAAGCACCCGGTGAAGACGCGGCTCTCACTCAGCGGTCCGCTGGTCGTGGCCCGTGACATCGCGCACGCCAAGATCAAGGAACGCCTCGACGCGGGCGAGGAGATGCCGCAGTACCTCAAGGACCACCCGGTGTACTACGCGGGTCCCGCGAAGACCCCCGAGGGGTACGCGTCGGGTTCGTTCGGCCCGACGACCGCCGGGCGCATGGACTCCTACGTCGAGCAGTTCCAGGCGGCGGGCGGCTCCAAGGTGATGCTGGCCAAGGGCAACCGCAGCAAGCAGGTCACCGACGCGTGCGACAGCCACGGCGGCTTCTACCTCGGTTCCATCGGCGGCCCCGCCGCCCGTCTCGCCCAGGACTGCATCAAGAAGGTCGAGGTCGTCGAGTACGAGGAGCTCGGCATGGAGGCCGTCTGGAAGATCGAGGTCGAGGACTTCCCTGCCTTCGTGGTCGTCGACGACAAGGGCAACGACTTCTTCCAGGATCCCGCCCCGGCGCCGACGTTCACGTCGATCCCGGTGCGGGGGCCCGGCCTCGCGTGA
- a CDS encoding DUF1707 SHOCT-like domain-containing protein produces the protein MDLQKPDLQKHAGPGLAPADLRVSDADRDRVADILREALAEGRLTADEHAERVEGVLSAKTAGELEVFIRDLPAAHERRAAPVWTPAPNRPTDPLPHDPDDNVVAVFSAAVRKGRWRAGRRIHAYAIFGSVEIDLSEAIFEYRQVVIKAFSVFGNVEVRVPENVSLRGTGGGILGNFEVDTLDSAEPDAPVVYIDGWAVLGNIEGRPKRGKLVADILDRVHRAVDHKLDRSLRKHLDR, from the coding sequence GTGGACCTTCAGAAGCCCGATCTTCAGAAGCACGCGGGCCCCGGGCTCGCGCCGGCCGACCTGCGTGTCTCGGACGCCGACCGTGACCGTGTCGCCGACATCCTGCGTGAGGCCCTGGCCGAGGGCCGCCTCACCGCGGACGAGCACGCCGAGCGGGTCGAGGGGGTGCTGAGTGCCAAGACGGCGGGTGAGCTGGAGGTCTTCATCCGGGACCTGCCCGCGGCCCATGAGCGCCGTGCGGCCCCGGTCTGGACCCCGGCCCCCAACCGGCCGACCGACCCGCTGCCCCACGATCCCGACGACAACGTGGTGGCGGTCTTCAGCGCCGCCGTCCGCAAGGGCCGCTGGCGCGCGGGCCGTCGTATCCACGCCTACGCGATCTTCGGCAGCGTGGAGATCGACCTCAGCGAGGCGATCTTCGAGTACCGCCAGGTCGTGATCAAGGCGTTCTCGGTCTTCGGCAACGTCGAGGTGCGCGTCCCGGAGAACGTCTCGCTGCGCGGCACCGGCGGCGGCATACTCGGCAACTTCGAGGTGGACACCCTGGACTCGGCCGAGCCCGACGCGCCCGTGGTGTACATCGACGGCTGGGCGGTCCTCGGCAACATCGAGGGGCGGCCCAAGCGCGGCAAGCTCGTCGCCGACATCCTCGACCGGGTGCATCGCGCGGTCGACCACAAGCTCGACAGGAGTTTGCGCAAACACCTGGATCGTTGA
- a CDS encoding WhiB family transcriptional regulator, with product MLQPPHSSLQVAAVPAQRVPVRDRDQDAPWHTEAVCRRDEAGLFFAPSKEPTAARLSREEAAKRVCARCPVMVECREHALLQPEPYGVWGGLTAAERRVVLARRRRRDMELKNASRAARIAQAG from the coding sequence GTGCTGCAACCGCCGCATTCGTCCCTGCAGGTCGCTGCTGTTCCAGCCCAGCGGGTGCCAGTGCGGGACAGGGACCAAGACGCTCCATGGCACACCGAGGCGGTGTGCCGGCGCGACGAGGCCGGCCTGTTCTTCGCCCCGTCCAAGGAACCCACCGCAGCCAGGCTCTCCCGCGAGGAGGCCGCGAAGCGGGTCTGCGCCCGCTGTCCGGTGATGGTGGAGTGCCGCGAACACGCCCTGCTGCAACCGGAGCCCTACGGCGTCTGGGGCGGCCTTACAGCAGCGGAACGCCGAGTCGTCCTGGCCCGCAGGCGCCGGCGCGACATGGAACTGAAGAACGCCTCAAGGGCGGCCCGCATAGCCCAGGCAGGCTGA
- the glpX gene encoding class II fructose-bisphosphatase, whose amino-acid sequence MTEHHHLPSELEVPSEAPDRNLALELVRVTEAAAMAAGRWVGRGDKNGADGAAVRAMRSLVSTVSMNGVVVIGEGEKDEAPMLFNGERVGDGTGPECDIAVDPIDGTTLNAKGMPNAIAVLAAADRGSMFDPSAVFYMDKLVTGPEAADFVDINAPVSVNIRRVAKAKRVTPEDVTVVVLDRPRHEGIIKEIRDAGARIKLISDGDVAGSIYALREGTGVDLLLGVGGTPEGIISACAVKCLGGTIQGKLWPKDDAERARAIDAGHDLDRVLTTDDLVSGENVFFVATGITDGELLRGVRYRSETATTDSIVMRSKSGTVRRIDSEHRLSKLRAYSAIDFDRAK is encoded by the coding sequence ATGACCGAGCATCATCATCTGCCGTCCGAACTCGAGGTCCCCTCAGAGGCCCCCGACCGCAACCTCGCCCTGGAACTCGTCCGGGTGACCGAAGCCGCCGCGATGGCCGCGGGCCGCTGGGTCGGCCGGGGCGACAAGAACGGCGCCGACGGCGCCGCGGTGCGCGCCATGCGATCCCTCGTCTCCACCGTGTCGATGAACGGCGTGGTCGTCATCGGCGAGGGTGAGAAGGACGAGGCCCCGATGCTCTTCAACGGGGAGCGCGTGGGCGACGGGACCGGGCCCGAGTGCGACATCGCCGTCGACCCGATCGACGGGACGACGCTGAACGCCAAGGGCATGCCGAACGCGATCGCGGTCCTGGCCGCGGCGGACCGGGGGTCGATGTTCGACCCGTCCGCCGTCTTCTACATGGACAAGCTGGTCACGGGCCCGGAGGCGGCGGACTTCGTCGACATCAACGCTCCGGTCTCCGTGAACATCCGACGGGTCGCCAAGGCCAAGCGGGTCACTCCGGAGGACGTGACCGTGGTCGTCCTCGACCGGCCCCGGCACGAAGGGATCATCAAGGAGATCCGGGACGCGGGCGCGCGGATCAAGCTGATCTCCGACGGTGACGTGGCGGGATCGATCTACGCGCTGCGCGAAGGCACCGGCGTGGACCTGCTGCTGGGCGTCGGCGGCACCCCTGAGGGCATCATCTCGGCCTGTGCCGTGAAGTGCCTCGGCGGCACGATCCAGGGCAAGTTGTGGCCGAAGGACGACGCGGAGCGGGCGCGGGCGATCGACGCCGGGCACGATCTGGACCGGGTGCTCACGACCGACGACCTGGTGTCCGGGGAGAACGTGTTCTTCGTGGCCACCGGGATCACGGACGGTGAGCTGCTCCGGGGTGTGCGGTACCGCTCGGAGACGGCGACGACCGACTCGATCGTGATGCGGTCGAAGTCGGGGACGGTCCGGCGGATCGACTCGGAGCACCGGCTCAGCAAGCTGCGTGCCTACAGTGCGATCGACTTCGACCGCGCCAAGTAG
- a CDS encoding DUF4245 domain-containing protein: MAGSNGKQKTVRDMILSLGLIGIAAAVIYVFIPHDDSAPDVQKVDYRVELLTARRAASYPVAAPEGLSADWKATSVRFRADDFDAWHLGFQAPGGEYVQIEQSTQKPSPFVDEASQGAEATKQTQEIAGRTWTRYTGGRYDALVHSGDGATTVVAGTGSFAQLAEMAKSLRTA; encoded by the coding sequence GTGGCAGGTTCGAACGGCAAGCAGAAGACGGTCCGGGACATGATTCTGTCCCTGGGCCTGATCGGGATCGCGGCGGCGGTCATCTACGTGTTCATCCCGCACGACGACTCCGCTCCCGACGTCCAGAAGGTCGACTACCGCGTCGAGTTGCTCACGGCCCGCCGTGCGGCCTCCTATCCGGTGGCCGCACCCGAAGGCCTGTCGGCCGACTGGAAGGCGACCTCGGTGCGCTTCCGGGCCGACGACTTCGACGCCTGGCACCTGGGCTTCCAGGCCCCCGGCGGTGAGTACGTGCAGATCGAGCAGTCGACTCAGAAGCCCTCGCCGTTCGTCGACGAGGCCAGTCAGGGTGCCGAGGCGACGAAGCAGACCCAGGAGATCGCGGGCCGCACCTGGACGCGGTACACGGGCGGCCGCTACGACGCCCTCGTGCACAGCGGCGACGGGGCGACGACGGTGGTCGCGGGTACGGGGTCGTTCGCCCAGCTGGCCGAGATGGCGAAGTCGCTCAGGACGGCGTGA
- a CDS encoding malonic semialdehyde reductase: MSLVLDPAAQDLLFREARTANTFTDEPVTDEQVQAIYDLVKYGPTAFNQSPLRITLVRSAEARERLVQHMAEGNQPKTSTAPLVAILSADNEFHEELPALLPHFPQAKDLFFSERPAREGAAGLNAALQAAYFIIGVRAAGLAAGPMTGLDFAGVQKEFLDGDHTPLMVINIGKPGEDAWFPRSPRLAYDEVITTV; this comes from the coding sequence ATGTCTCTCGTTCTTGACCCCGCCGCCCAGGACCTGCTGTTCCGCGAGGCCCGCACCGCGAACACCTTCACCGACGAGCCGGTGACCGACGAGCAGGTCCAGGCGATCTACGACCTGGTCAAGTACGGCCCGACGGCCTTCAACCAGAGCCCGCTGCGCATCACCCTGGTCCGCTCCGCCGAGGCTCGCGAGCGCCTGGTCCAGCACATGGCCGAGGGCAACCAGCCGAAGACCTCCACCGCCCCGCTGGTCGCGATCCTCTCCGCGGACAACGAGTTCCACGAGGAACTGCCGGCGCTCCTCCCCCACTTCCCGCAGGCCAAGGACCTCTTCTTCAGCGAGCGCCCCGCCCGCGAGGGTGCCGCCGGGCTGAACGCCGCGCTCCAGGCCGCGTACTTCATCATCGGCGTCCGCGCCGCGGGCCTCGCCGCCGGTCCGATGACCGGTCTCGACTTCGCCGGTGTCCAGAAGGAGTTCCTGGACGGCGACCACACCCCGCTGATGGTCATCAACATCGGCAAGCCGGGCGAGGACGCCTGGTTCCCGCGCTCCCCGCGTCTGGCGTACGACGAGGTCATCACCACCGTGTGA
- a CDS encoding exodeoxyribonuclease VII small subunit has product MTSKVAEETLGYEQARDELIEVVRRLEAGGTTLEESLALWERGEELAKVCRRWLDGARQRLDAALAEEDVAADEGDAE; this is encoded by the coding sequence ATGACCAGCAAGGTGGCGGAAGAGACGCTCGGGTACGAGCAGGCGCGGGACGAGCTGATCGAGGTCGTACGGCGGCTGGAGGCGGGCGGTACGACGCTGGAGGAGTCCCTGGCGCTCTGGGAGCGGGGCGAGGAGCTGGCGAAAGTGTGCCGGCGCTGGCTGGACGGGGCGCGGCAGCGGCTGGACGCGGCGCTGGCCGAGGAGGACGTGGCGGCCGACGAGGGCGACGCGGAGTAG
- the xseA gene encoding exodeoxyribonuclease VII large subunit, with translation MAVNSTPEAPLPVGEVSRLIGGWIDRLGAVWVEGQITQLSRRPGAGVVFLTLRDPSYDISVSVTCFRQVFDDVADVVSEGARVVVLAKPEWYAPRGQLSLRATEIKPVGVGELLARLEQLKKSLAAEGLFAPERKKPLPFLPQLIGLVCGRASAAERDVLENARHRWPAVRFEVRNVPVQGVHAVPQVVQAVKELDALDGVDVIIVARGGGSVEDLLPFSDEQLVRAVASCRTPVVSAIGHEPDTPLLDYVADVRASTPTDAAKKVVPDVGEEYERVQALRDRARRCVEGFLQREERGLAHALARPSIEDPHRMIDERADHVTSLTDRGRRTLGHLLDRADSELTHTHARVVALSPAATLQRGYAVLQKADGHVVRAPDEVTGEETLRARVAEGEFTVRVDA, from the coding sequence ATGGCTGTGAACTCGACTCCCGAAGCGCCCCTGCCCGTCGGCGAGGTGTCGCGGCTCATCGGCGGCTGGATCGACCGGCTCGGCGCCGTGTGGGTCGAGGGGCAGATCACGCAGCTCTCCCGGCGCCCGGGTGCGGGTGTCGTGTTCCTCACACTGCGCGATCCCTCGTACGACATCTCGGTGAGCGTGACCTGCTTCCGCCAGGTCTTCGACGACGTGGCCGATGTCGTCAGCGAGGGCGCCAGGGTCGTCGTACTGGCGAAGCCGGAGTGGTACGCGCCGCGGGGGCAGCTCTCGCTGCGGGCCACAGAGATAAAGCCCGTCGGCGTCGGTGAGCTGCTCGCCCGGCTGGAGCAGCTGAAGAAGTCCCTGGCCGCGGAGGGGCTGTTCGCGCCGGAGCGCAAGAAGCCGCTGCCGTTCCTGCCGCAGTTGATCGGGCTGGTCTGCGGGCGTGCCTCGGCCGCCGAGCGGGATGTCCTGGAGAACGCCAGGCACCGCTGGCCGGCCGTCCGCTTCGAGGTGCGCAACGTCCCGGTGCAGGGGGTGCACGCCGTCCCGCAGGTCGTGCAGGCGGTCAAGGAGCTCGACGCGCTGGACGGCGTGGACGTGATCATCGTGGCGCGCGGCGGGGGCAGCGTGGAGGATCTGCTGCCGTTCTCCGACGAGCAGTTGGTGCGGGCGGTCGCGTCCTGCCGTACACCGGTCGTCTCCGCGATCGGGCATGAGCCGGACACCCCGCTGCTCGACTACGTCGCCGACGTTCGGGCGTCCACGCCGACGGACGCCGCCAAGAAGGTCGTCCCGGACGTCGGGGAGGAGTACGAGCGGGTGCAGGCGCTGCGGGACCGTGCGCGGCGCTGTGTGGAGGGGTTCCTGCAGCGGGAGGAACGCGGCCTGGCGCACGCGCTCGCGCGGCCGTCGATAGAGGATCCGCACCGGATGATCGACGAGCGCGCGGACCATGTGACCTCCCTGACCGACCGCGGTCGCCGCACCCTGGGTCATCTGCTCGACCGTGCCGACTCCGAGCTGACGCACACGCACGCACGCGTGGTGGCCCTCTCTCCCGCCGCGACGCTCCAGCGCGGATACGCCGTGCTGCAGAAGGCCGACGGGCATGTGGTGCGGGCACCGGACGAGGTGACCGGGGAGGAGACCCTGCGGGCGCGGGTGGCCGAGGGTGAGTTCACTGTCCGAGTCGATGCATAG
- a CDS encoding APC family permease translates to MSGTGTADSTAVEERDGLRRSIGFRDLVVYGLLFIAPMAPVGVYGTLDAKSHGAVALVYVFATVAMAFTAFSYAQMVRVVPQAGSVFAYARAGLGKEAGFVAGWMAMLDYLLIPAVAYLFSGIAMNSLVPEVSRWVWTALAVVVTTLLNLWGVRAAARVGFLVLALEIVVLLVFAVSAIVVLARDGAERGWLSPLSGDGSQGPFALSAVIGAVSVAVLSYLGFDAIASFAEEVTGGSEKVARAVLFCLALAGVLFVAQAYLVALLDPTTSAQFAADPGRQGSAFYDAVDSSVGTWLHDLVAVSKAIGAAFAALAGQAAAGRLLFAMGRDRRLPRALAKTDSGVPRVALLCAAVITLVAAVWAARRDDGMDHLVSMVDIGALTAFTLLHASVVGWFAVKKRGGPVVGWRHVLVPVVGAAITVAVIVEASGAAQVVGAVWLAVGLGVLFTQRDRDRDSDRDRDRQGLSGEPGSL, encoded by the coding sequence ATGTCCGGTACCGGCACGGCGGACTCCACGGCCGTGGAGGAACGCGACGGCCTGCGGCGCAGCATCGGTTTCCGGGACCTCGTCGTCTATGGGCTGCTGTTCATCGCCCCCATGGCCCCCGTCGGTGTCTACGGCACCCTGGACGCCAAGTCGCACGGGGCGGTCGCCCTTGTCTATGTGTTCGCCACCGTGGCGATGGCGTTCACCGCGTTCAGTTACGCGCAGATGGTCCGGGTCGTCCCCCAGGCGGGGTCGGTGTTCGCGTACGCGCGCGCGGGGCTCGGCAAGGAGGCCGGGTTCGTCGCGGGCTGGATGGCGATGCTGGACTATCTGCTGATCCCGGCCGTGGCGTACCTGTTCTCCGGTATCGCGATGAACTCCCTGGTACCCGAGGTCTCCCGCTGGGTGTGGACGGCGCTGGCGGTCGTCGTCACGACCCTGTTGAACCTGTGGGGCGTCCGGGCCGCGGCCCGGGTGGGTTTCCTGGTGCTGGCGCTGGAGATCGTGGTCCTGCTGGTCTTCGCGGTGTCCGCGATCGTCGTCCTGGCGCGCGACGGCGCCGAACGCGGCTGGCTGTCGCCGTTGTCCGGGGACGGCTCCCAGGGCCCGTTCGCGCTGTCGGCGGTGATCGGCGCGGTGTCGGTGGCCGTCCTGTCGTACCTGGGCTTCGACGCGATCGCCTCGTTCGCGGAGGAGGTCACGGGCGGTTCGGAGAAGGTCGCCCGCGCGGTGCTGTTCTGTCTGGCGCTCGCAGGTGTGCTGTTCGTGGCGCAGGCCTATCTGGTGGCCCTGCTGGACCCGACGACCTCGGCACAGTTCGCGGCGGACCCGGGCAGACAGGGGTCCGCCTTCTACGACGCCGTCGACTCCTCGGTCGGCACCTGGCTGCACGATCTGGTGGCCGTCAGCAAGGCGATCGGCGCGGCCTTCGCGGCACTGGCGGGCCAGGCGGCGGCCGGGCGGCTGCTGTTCGCGATGGGCCGCGACCGGCGCCTGCCGCGTGCGCTGGCGAAGACGGACTCGGGTGTGCCGCGCGTGGCGTTGCTGTGCGCGGCCGTGATCACCCTGGTCGCGGCGGTGTGGGCGGCCCGCCGCGACGACGGCATGGACCACCTGGTGTCCATGGTCGACATCGGCGCCCTGACGGCCTTCACGCTGCTGCACGCGAGCGTGGTCGGCTGGTTCGCGGTCAAGAAGCGCGGGGGGCCGGTGGTCGGCTGGCGGCATGTGCTGGTGCCGGTGGTGGGGGCGGCGATCACGGTGGCGGTGATCGTGGAGGCGTCGGGGGCGGCGCAGGTGGTGGGCGCGGTGTGGCTGGCGGTCGGACTCGGGGTGCTGTTCACCCAACGCGACCGTGACCGCGACAGCGACCGAGACCGTGACCGTCAGGGCCTGTCCGGCGAACCGGGCAGCCTGTAG
- a CDS encoding 4-hydroxy-3-methylbut-2-enyl diphosphate reductase gives MGGMTASSGRRVLLAAPRGYCAGVDRAVIAVEKALEQYGAPVYVRHEIVHNKYVVQTLEKKGAIFVERTEEVPEGNIVMFSAHGVAPVVHEEAAQGRLATIDATCPLVTKVHKEAVRFANEDYDILLIGHEGHEEVIGTSGEAPDHITIVDGPADVAKVEVRDPSRIVWLSQTTLSVDETMETVDALKEKFPQLISPPSDDICYATQNRQLAVKQMGAEAELVIVVGSRNSSNSVRLVEVAKLAGSREAHLVDFAAEIDEAWLEGVTTVGVTSGASVPEVLVEEVLEWLSQRGYGDVELVKAAEESITFSLPKELRRDLREEAAALVAERTGVSGASGASGTSGE, from the coding sequence ATGGGAGGCATGACTGCTTCGTCCGGCCGCCGTGTCCTGCTCGCCGCCCCCCGGGGCTACTGCGCGGGCGTGGACCGCGCAGTGATCGCCGTCGAGAAAGCCCTGGAGCAGTACGGCGCTCCGGTGTACGTCCGGCACGAGATCGTCCACAACAAGTACGTCGTACAGACCCTGGAGAAGAAGGGCGCCATCTTCGTCGAGCGGACGGAGGAGGTTCCCGAGGGGAACATCGTCATGTTCTCCGCGCACGGTGTCGCCCCCGTCGTCCACGAGGAGGCCGCGCAGGGCAGGCTCGCCACCATCGACGCGACCTGCCCGCTGGTCACCAAGGTCCACAAGGAAGCCGTCCGCTTCGCCAATGAGGACTACGACATCCTCCTGATCGGGCACGAGGGCCACGAGGAGGTCATCGGCACCTCCGGCGAGGCCCCCGACCACATCACGATCGTCGACGGTCCGGCCGACGTCGCCAAGGTCGAGGTCCGCGACCCGTCGAGGATCGTCTGGCTGTCCCAGACGACGTTGAGCGTGGACGAGACAATGGAGACCGTCGACGCCCTCAAGGAGAAGTTCCCGCAGCTCATCTCCCCGCCCAGCGACGACATCTGCTACGCCACGCAGAACCGTCAGCTCGCGGTGAAGCAGATGGGCGCCGAGGCCGAACTGGTCATCGTGGTCGGCTCCCGCAACTCCTCCAACTCCGTGCGGCTCGTCGAGGTCGCCAAGCTGGCCGGCTCCCGCGAGGCCCACCTCGTGGACTTCGCCGCCGAGATCGACGAGGCCTGGCTGGAGGGCGTGACCACGGTCGGCGTGACCTCTGGCGCGTCGGTGCCGGAGGTGCTGGTCGAGGAGGTCCTGGAGTGGCTGTCGCAGCGCGGCTACGGCGACGTGGAACTCGTGAAGGCGGCCGAGGAGTCCATCACCTTCTCGCTGCCGAAGGAGCTGCGCCGCGACCTGCGTGAGGAGGCGGCGGCGCTGGTCGCGGAGCGCACCGGGGTCTCGGGGGCCTCAGGCGCCTCGGGTACCTCGGGGGAGTGA